The DNA region ATGCCTATGCAGAATATGATGTTACCAATGAGAATTCACTTGTAAAACTTCCAGCTTCCTTACAGGGCAAACCTTTTCCTGGTGAGCCTTTGGGATGTGCCATGAATATCTTTGAGCGCAGCGATATAAAAGCCGGTGACACCGTTGCTGTTATTGGAATTGGTTTTCTTGGTGCGCTGCTTTGCCAGCTGGCAAAACATGCAGGCGCCAAAGTCATTGCTATTTCACGCCGGCAATATTCGTTGGATTATGCAAAACAATATGGAGCTGATGAGCTCATTCCTTTAACTGCCACTTGGGAGGTTTCTAACAAAATATCCGAACTAACTGGTGGTGCTTTTTGCGACCGCGTTATAGAGGCTACCGGCAAACAGGAAGCCATTGATGTAGCTACCGAAATAGTAAGCGAAGGTGGTCGCCTCATCATAGCTGGTTACCACCAGGATGGTCTGCGCCAGGTAAACATGCAAAAGTGGAACTGGAAGGGGATTGATGTGATCAACGCACATGAGCGTAAACCTGAACGCTACCTGCACGGTATGCAACAGGCTGTTACCGCGGTAGAAAATGGCGTCATTCAACCTGGTGCACTTTACACAGATCTACTATCAATGGATCAACTGGCGGAGGGTTTCAAAAAAACTTCTGCACGACCCGACGGTTTCATGAAAGCAATCATTACGCTGTAGAACCACGATTGCAGTAATTGGAAGGATTGCTAGGAAACGTGATGATTAGTTCACACATCTTTCAATCCTAACACGGTTGTTGAGATCAGCTAATAATTCTTTACTCAGCATCCTTGCGTCGCACACTTGTACAGCATATCTTATATCAGCAGAAACAAACCTAAATCATCCTACATGTCGACTGCAACCTTATTTGAACCAAACATAACTGAAAGCGAAAATGTAGTTGCTTCAGTACCTGCAGCAACTGCCAAACCCAAACTAGCCTTTGTGGGCGTAGGCTGGATTGGCCGCAACCGCTTGCAAGCCGCTGTAGATAGTGGGCTTGCTGAAGTAACACTCATCTCCGATCCTTCTGAACAATGTTTGGAAGAAGCAGGCAAAATTGTTCCCGGCTGCAAGACAACACAATCTTTTGAAGAGATACTGGCTGATCCTGCAGTGGACGCTGTAGTTATAGCCACACCTAGTGCATTACACAAGCAGCAGGCAGTACAGGCGTTTGAACATAACAAAGCTGTTTTCTGCCAGAAGCCATTAGGCAGAGACGGCACAGAAGTACACGCCGTAGTATGGGCCGCAACCAAAGCAAACAGATTATTAGGCGCCGATTTTTCGTACCGCTACACTGCAGCATGGCAAGCCATCCTGCCCATACTTCATTCCGGTGAACTAGGCAACATCTTCTCTGTTGATCTCACTTTTCATAATGCCTATGGCCCTGATAAGCCATGGTTCTACAATATGAATCAATCAGGCG from Aridibaculum aurantiacum includes:
- a CDS encoding MDR/zinc-dependent alcohol dehydrogenase-like family protein; translation: MIAAVLTNPGSFELKTTAKPAIQPNEVLVQVAGCGICASSLPLWEGREWFQYPVAPGSPGHEGWGLVEAIGDEVRTVKTGDHVAFLSGHAYAEYDVTNENSLVKLPASLQGKPFPGEPLGCAMNIFERSDIKAGDTVAVIGIGFLGALLCQLAKHAGAKVIAISRRQYSLDYAKQYGADELIPLTATWEVSNKISELTGGAFCDRVIEATGKQEAIDVATEIVSEGGRLIIAGYHQDGLRQVNMQKWNWKGIDVINAHERKPERYLHGMQQAVTAVENGVIQPGALYTDLLSMDQLAEGFKKTSARPDGFMKAIITL
- a CDS encoding Gfo/Idh/MocA family protein; the protein is MSTATLFEPNITESENVVASVPAATAKPKLAFVGVGWIGRNRLQAAVDSGLAEVTLISDPSEQCLEEAGKIVPGCKTTQSFEEILADPAVDAVVIATPSALHKQQAVQAFEHNKAVFCQKPLGRDGTEVHAVVWAATKANRLLGADFSYRYTAAWQAILPILHSGELGNIFSVDLTFHNAYGPDKPWFYNMNQSGGGCVLDLGIHLVDLMLVGLQFPAVDKVDSRLYAKGTPVKGKNEVEDFAAVTMDLANGTVAKLNCSWNLQAGQEAVIEATFYGTNGGVTMRNINGSFYDFEAARFWGTKTEVLASPPDAWGGRALVKWIEQLSSSNAFNEQAKEYLQSAEILDRIYGRK